A single genomic interval of Pyrobaculum arsenaticum DSM 13514 harbors:
- the cc1 gene encoding DNA-binding protein CC1 yields MSKKQKLKFYDIKAKQAFETDQYEVVEKQTARGPMMFAVAKSPYTGIKVYRLLGKKK; encoded by the coding sequence ATGTCCAAGAAACAGAAGCTAAAGTTCTATGATATAAAGGCGAAGCAGGCGTTTGAGACTGATCAGTACGAGGTTGTGGAGAAGCAGACTGCGCGTGGGCCGATGATGTTTGCAGTGGCTAAGTCTCCGTACACAGGCATCAAAGTATACAGGTTGCTAGGCAAGAAGAAATAA
- a CDS encoding thioredoxin domain-containing protein: MQTPSQLGELPLPPWAMSFGNPNAPVTVIELFDLHCPYCAWAHTQLDPLYKKLVGEGKLRLIFLDLIVHPDALLAHQYLHCAYRQLGNKTLDMITRLYEAYDPQDTGKQLQLLQQYRCNDAPSATDFENAARALVRYLAQKGVRITQLGTPTFIIIKNGTIEVVVGAQVDRVASLISQ, translated from the coding sequence GTGCAAACGCCATCGCAACTTGGCGAGTTACCTCTACCTCCATGGGCCATGTCTTTTGGAAACCCCAACGCGCCGGTAACCGTTATCGAGCTGTTCGACCTCCACTGTCCCTACTGCGCGTGGGCGCACACACAGCTGGACCCGCTGTACAAAAAGCTGGTTGGGGAAGGAAAGCTGAGGCTAATCTTTCTAGACCTCATAGTGCACCCCGACGCTCTGCTGGCACACCAATACTTGCACTGCGCGTACAGGCAACTTGGCAACAAGACCCTCGATATGATAACGCGGCTGTACGAGGCCTACGACCCTCAGGACACTGGGAAGCAGTTACAACTTCTGCAACAGTACAGGTGCAACGACGCGCCTAGCGCAACCGACTTTGAAAACGCCGCGAGGGCCTTGGTGCGGTATCTGGCCCAAAAAGGCGTAAGGATAACACAGTTGGGCACCCCTACCTTTATCATAATAAAAAACGGGACTATTGAGGTTGTCGTAGGCGCCCAGGTAGACCGCGTAGCCTCTCTTATTAGTCAGTAG
- a CDS encoding pelota family protein, whose protein sequence is MRYEVDKRRRIVRVTPERDEDLYFLYLLIDVGDVVRGWTVREYKPDGTKEGERVKMFLGIKVEALEYHKFRGSLRVRGPVVEVEEGIEGVKGRRHTFDIVAGREVEIEKGDEEALEAAEGVLEMAKGILPRILLVSVDDEEAAFAYVTALGVEVLYFLRNDARRGGEEGSLLDEFLAAVGKATENLRRRYNPDKVVLAGPHIILEHVARYVHGDRIPQSSGGLAGVYEFVRRGLYDAFKAEIGFSAYEKLLQLLATNSERVATGPKDVEEAASAGRIDALLVLDSFIKENPREVWAIISRAYKSRSKIFIIREDTEIGVGLRAMGGVAAILRW, encoded by the coding sequence GTGAGATACGAGGTTGACAAGAGGCGGCGTATTGTAAGAGTCACGCCTGAGAGGGACGAGGACCTCTATTTTCTCTACCTCCTAATAGATGTCGGTGACGTGGTGAGAGGGTGGACTGTGAGGGAGTACAAACCGGACGGCACGAAGGAGGGAGAGCGGGTTAAAATGTTTCTTGGCATTAAGGTCGAGGCGTTGGAGTACCACAAGTTCCGCGGTAGCTTGAGAGTGAGGGGGCCTGTGGTGGAGGTCGAGGAGGGCATAGAGGGCGTCAAGGGGAGGAGGCACACCTTTGACATAGTGGCTGGGAGAGAGGTCGAGATCGAAAAGGGAGACGAGGAGGCTCTAGAGGCGGCCGAAGGCGTGTTGGAGATGGCCAAGGGCATACTGCCGAGGATTCTCCTGGTGTCTGTAGACGACGAGGAGGCGGCCTTTGCCTACGTGACGGCGTTGGGAGTAGAGGTATTGTATTTTCTACGCAACGACGCCAGGAGAGGTGGTGAGGAGGGGAGCCTATTAGACGAATTTCTAGCCGCGGTGGGAAAGGCAACGGAGAACCTAAGGCGTCGCTACAACCCAGACAAGGTCGTGCTCGCAGGCCCCCACATTATCTTGGAACATGTTGCGAGATACGTACACGGAGACCGCATCCCGCAGAGCTCTGGCGGCCTAGCCGGAGTGTACGAATTCGTGAGAAGAGGGCTCTACGACGCGTTTAAGGCCGAGATAGGCTTCTCAGCGTATGAAAAACTTCTGCAACTATTAGCTACGAACAGCGAGAGGGTGGCGACGGGACCTAAAGATGTTGAGGAGGCAGCCTCTGCTGGGCGCATTGACGCGTTGCTGGTGCTGGATTCTTTCATAAAAGAAAACCCGAGAGAGGTCTGGGCTATTATATCCCGCGCGTATAAAAGCCGTAGCAAGATCTTCATAATTCGAGAAGATACAGAAATAGGCGTTGGGCTTAGAGCAATGGGAGGAGTTGCAGCTATATTGAGATGGTAA
- a CDS encoding DUF359 domain-containing protein: MTCYKLSRRRDLFAFPYPLTVWRDPPRSVEVVRDFVESYDIRHIYTVGDVVTRNFLEYGLAPTSVAVDEKTRRGIKVEGLGLYKRVIRVNNPPGYITEEAWAAVEEAVEGGVLIKVDGEEDMLSLAFIKLAPPRSVVAYGHYLGALVAIPVDWYRDSILRLFNYLEQCQQKA, encoded by the coding sequence ATGACGTGTTACAAGCTTTCAAGGCGGCGTGACCTCTTCGCGTTTCCCTACCCTCTCACCGTTTGGAGGGATCCCCCGCGCTCGGTTGAGGTGGTTAGAGATTTCGTGGAGAGCTACGACATTAGGCACATCTACACTGTTGGCGATGTGGTTACCAGAAATTTTCTCGAATATGGCCTTGCCCCTACTTCAGTGGCTGTGGACGAGAAGACGAGGCGGGGGATTAAGGTGGAGGGGCTGGGCTTGTACAAGAGGGTGATAAGAGTCAACAACCCGCCAGGTTACATAACCGAAGAGGCTTGGGCGGCGGTGGAGGAGGCCGTGGAGGGAGGCGTACTGATCAAGGTAGATGGTGAGGAGGATATGCTTTCCCTCGCCTTTATTAAACTGGCTCCTCCGAGATCTGTTGTGGCATATGGCCACTACCTCGGCGCTCTTGTGGCAATACCTGTTGACTGGTATAGAGACTCCATACTAAGGCTCTTTAACTACCTCGAACAGTGCCAGCAGAAAGCGTGA
- a CDS encoding polyprenyl synthetase family protein has translation MHILPRDVLVALERVVADLQEVGRDIKPESLRDAARYYIEKPGKMLRPILLLTFSYSLDRRSLMDPRVLQAATIVELLHIVSLLQDDVMDKHDERRGAKTPRVIYGDERTVLASDWLIAESIKRAVKLGEEVVEYLADVAQRLSMGQALDLEGEREKAAELKTAPLIEATLVLPALLLKRRDVLELAKRLGASLGVLYQYSDDLSDEGERRDKTAEVTAEVKNVLAKMREVIGEAFTPFENLVNEILKRALQASLTVARSFIP, from the coding sequence CAAGCCGGAGTCGCTGAGAGACGCAGCGCGATACTATATTGAAAAACCGGGCAAGATGTTAAGACCCATCTTACTTCTCACATTTTCCTACAGCCTAGACAGGAGGTCGTTAATGGATCCGCGGGTGTTACAAGCAGCTACGATAGTAGAACTACTGCACATAGTATCTCTTCTACAAGACGACGTGATGGACAAACACGACGAAAGAAGAGGGGCTAAAACTCCCCGCGTAATTTACGGAGATGAGAGGACTGTGCTGGCAAGCGACTGGCTTATTGCAGAGTCGATAAAGCGAGCCGTAAAGTTGGGAGAAGAAGTAGTGGAGTACCTCGCCGACGTGGCCCAGAGGCTATCCATGGGCCAAGCCCTCGACTTAGAGGGAGAGCGGGAGAAGGCGGCGGAGCTGAAAACCGCCCCGCTTATAGAGGCTACGCTGGTCTTACCGGCGCTTCTGTTAAAGCGGAGAGATGTGTTAGAGCTAGCCAAGAGACTAGGCGCCTCCCTTGGCGTCCTCTACCAGTATTCCGACGACCTGAGCGATGAGGGAGAGCGGCGGGACAAAACAGCTGAGGTAACTGCCGAGGTGAAAAACGTGCTTGCCAAAATGCGCGAAGTAATAGGGGAGGCGTTCACGCCCTTTGAAAACCTCGTAAACGAGATATTAAAAAGGGCACTCCAAGCATCTCTCACAGTCGCGAGGAGTTTTATACCATAG
- a CDS encoding Rab family GTPase, with product MLVMYRKVVALLGVGGVGKTTFAYRLLGLSDVPVLTLKPSYYRLYIGDLEVDLIDVPGQRVYEVAMRFASFKIPVVDRLIYMYDMTSHESLQAIAELHNIFTDRGAQGAREIVVVGNKKDLAEEVGFYVEADEVARAIGASEVYYISAARDPPEVFIGILLGKT from the coding sequence ATGCTTGTGATGTATAGGAAAGTCGTGGCATTGCTTGGCGTCGGCGGCGTCGGCAAGACCACTTTTGCCTACAGGTTGTTGGGCCTTTCCGACGTGCCTGTGCTCACCTTAAAACCTAGCTACTATAGACTCTACATCGGCGATTTGGAAGTGGACCTAATAGATGTGCCCGGCCAAAGAGTCTATGAAGTTGCCATGAGGTTTGCCTCGTTTAAAATCCCGGTGGTGGATCGACTTATCTACATGTACGACATGACCAGTCACGAGAGTCTCCAGGCAATTGCTGAATTGCACAACATCTTCACAGATAGAGGCGCACAGGGAGCTAGAGAGATTGTGGTGGTCGGCAATAAAAAAGACTTGGCCGAAGAGGTGGGATTCTACGTAGAGGCGGATGAAGTAGCGCGGGCTATCGGCGCTTCGGAAGTGTACTATATATCTGCGGCTAGAGATCCCCCTGAAGTGTTTATAGGGATTTTACTAGGCAAGACCTAG
- a CDS encoding NTPase: MMWRERAEVRIGISGMPGVGKTTLVLKVAELAAKKLRVCGFVTQEVRERGVRIGFDVVDIASGRRTPLARVGTGEPSVGKYVVFLGACSTISEALRGTCDLLIVDEIGAMEFKCPGFGSDLERAVYNSPKVLAVVHRNYTNLAESLGFEILWLTRDNWSTIYNQVVHRLGLA, translated from the coding sequence ATGATGTGGCGTGAAAGGGCTGAGGTTAGAATCGGCATCTCCGGCATGCCCGGCGTAGGCAAGACTACGCTAGTACTTAAAGTCGCCGAGCTGGCGGCTAAAAAGCTACGTGTCTGCGGATTTGTAACCCAGGAAGTCAGAGAGAGGGGGGTACGCATAGGTTTTGACGTAGTTGATATAGCCAGTGGAAGACGGACACCACTTGCTAGGGTGGGTACAGGGGAGCCCTCTGTGGGTAAGTATGTCGTATTTTTAGGCGCTTGTTCTACAATAAGCGAGGCGCTACGTGGTACCTGCGACTTGTTGATTGTCGACGAGATAGGCGCGATGGAGTTTAAATGTCCGGGTTTTGGTTCAGACCTAGAAAGAGCTGTGTACAACTCACCCAAGGTGTTGGCTGTGGTGCATAGGAACTACACAAACTTGGCTGAGAGCCTTGGATTTGAAATCTTGTGGCTCACTAGAGATAACTGGAGTACTATATACAACCAAGTCGTGCACCGCCTAGGTCTTGCCTAG